CCGACCTCCTGCCGCTCCGGGTGGGCGACGAGTGGATCGAGTCGATCGCGGGTCGCTGCCAGAGCTGCCGCGGGAGAAGGCGGCGCGCTTCCACTCGGAGTACGGGCTCTCCGCGTACGACGCGGGTGTGCTCGTGGCCGAGAAGGCGATCGCCGAGTGGTACGAGGCGGCGGTCGCGGCCCTTCGGCGGGAGCGCCAAGACCGTGGCGAACTGGGTGATCAACGAGATCTTGCGCCTGGTGAAGGATTCCCGCGAGGGGATCGCGGGCTCCCGTCTCACCCCGGCGAAGCTCGCCGCGCTCCTCGACCTCCTCGAGGCGCGGAAGGTGAGCGGCGCCGGCGCCAAGCAGATCCTCGAGGAGGTCCATCGCTCGGGGGCGGAACCCGCCGAGGTGATGGCCGCCAAGGGGCTCGAGCAGGTCTCCGATACCGGCGCCGTCGACGCGGCGGTCGAGAAGGTGCTCGCCGCCAACGCGGATCAGGTCGCGAAGTACCAGGGAGGGAAGAAGAACCTCCTCGGGTTCTTCATGGGGCAGGTGATGAAGGAGCTCAAGGGCCAGGGCGACCCCAAGGTCGTCACGGACGCGCTCCGGGCCCGCCTCGGAGACTGACGCAATTGGTGATCGGGCTATCGGCGCTGGCGGGATCCTGGGGATTGCGGGCGTGGTCTGTGCCGCGCTGTCGGTCTTCCTCTCGGGCCCGCCCGTCCTCACCCGCGGCGCTCGCGCGCTGGCCGTCGGCGGCCTGATCGTCGGCGCAGCGGGTCTGCTCCAGGAGCTCGTCGCGAACGGCTTCCAGTTCGAGCCCGGCCAGCGGGGAGGGCAGGGCTCGCTCCTCGCTCGGGCGGCATGCTCCTCCTCGTCTTCGGCGCCGCGCGGACGGCCGAGCAACGGCGCCTGCGGCGCACGCAGGAGCGCCTCTCGGCTGCCCGCCGCCAGGCCCGCGACCAGGGCGGTTCGCAGGGCTCGAGCTCGCTCGGCTGAAGCTCGCAGCGCTGAACCTCGCGCCTTGCGATCGGTCCGCGCAGGACGGACGCTAGAGGCGAGGGTACCGATGGACGAGGTGACTCCCTCCGGCACGCGGCGCAGGCGTGGGCGCGAGCGGGAGGCGATCCAGGGCATTCTGCTCACCGACGGAGTCGAAGGCGCCTCGTCGCGGGCGCGATCCGCGATCGCGGCGGCGATGGTGGTGAGCGCCGTGAACGGGCAGTCGGTCGCCGCGCCGTGGGTCTCGACGGCGTCGATCGTGCTCGGTTCCAGCGCCTTCAAACGGGCCGTTCACCTGGGGGATCGTCTTCGTCGCTTCGTGGTCCACTTCGCCTTCGCGGCGCTCTACGGCGCGATCTGGGGCGCGGTCGCCAACCGCCTGCCGCGGCGGCTCCGCGACAACGTCTTGATCCACGGCGGCTTGGGCTTCGGCTACGGCCTGCTGCTCTGGGTGATCAACATCCGGGGATCGCGCTGGTCGTCTATCCCTGGCTCGCCCAGGCTCCCACCTGACGCCGCTCCTCCTCCATGCGGCGGCGTACGGCCTGTCGCTCGGCCTCTTCCTGGCGATCCGCGTCCGGCCGATCGACCTGGCCCGTCCTCGCGCCGCGCGCGTGTGACGCGCCCGGCGAGCGGGCGGGCGATGCCCCAGCAGCCCTTTGCGTCCCCCCCGAATCATCCCAAGACTTCGTCCGATGACATCGCAAGCCGAGGAAAGATCATCAGGGAGGCCACGATTGGCGGCCTCCTCGCGGGCGGCTCCTTCGCGCCGGGCAGATCCTGGTCGCAGCGACGGGGAGCCAGCCGCCGGGCACGCCCTGGCAGCACTTCGCGTCCGTCTCATGGGCTCGCACGTGCTCCAGGGCTGGATCGGCGTCGGCGTCGTCTTCGTGGGCGCGGGCTTCAACTTCGCCCTGGCGACGGTCTTCGGCGCGATCTTCGGGTTCGTCGTCTCGACCGTTCGCCCCAGGATCCGCGACGACATGAAGCTCCAGATCGCGGGGGCGCGCTCTACGGCCTGATCCTCTGGGTCATCAATTACGAGATCTCGGATCGCTCTTCTTTCCGTGGATGGTCCGGGCGATCAATCCTGCCTCCAGGCTGCGGTCCACGTACTCTTCTACGGCGTGCCCCTGGCCACCTGGCTGTCCCTGCGGATCCGGGAGCTGGAGGTGCCGGGCGTCCACGAGCTGCGCCACCGGTACCAGACGTCCACCGGCGCCGAGCAGGAGTTCCGGATCGAGCGCGACGAGGAGGAGCTCGGAATCCGCATGCCGCCTCCGCAGCTCCCTCCGCCCGAGCGCCGGCCGCCCGCTCGCTGAGCGGAGATGGCGATCGACCGAACGATGCTTGACACCATCGGGACGATCACCTAGATCAGCCACCTTTCGCGGGCTTCCCTGTTTCCCGGAAGCTGCTCGTGCAACTCGTCGAGCCGTCGTTTCGAACGACAGGTTCGTGCAGGAAGGTCGAGGTCTTCGATGTACGCCGTGATCAAGACGGGCGGCAAGCAGTACCGGGTCCAGGAGGGCGATACCCTCCGCGTGGAGAAGCTCGCAGGCAGCGCCGGCGACAAGATCGAGTTCGCCGAGGTGCTGATGCTCGGTGGCACGGAGTCGCCGAAGATCGGCATGCCGGTCGTCTCGGGCGCCAAGGTCGCCGGCGACATCGTCGAGCAGGGCCGGGGCCGCAAGGTCTTCTCCTTCCGCAAGAAGAAGGAAGGCTGGAAGCGGATTCGCGGTCACCGCCAGGCCTTCACGGCCGTCAAGATCACGAAGATTTCGGGCTAGTTCGCCCCTGAAGCAGGAGTAGGCAAATGGCACATAAAAAGGGCCAGGGCTCGTCCAGGAACGGTCGCGACTCTGCCGGCCAGCGACGCGGCGTCAAGCGCTTCGGCGGCCAGGCCGTGATCCCCGGCAACATCATCATCCGGCAGTGCGGCACCAAGATCCACCCGGGCACCGGCGTGGGCATGGGCCGTGACTACACGATCTTCGCCACGGTCCCCGGCGTCGTGACCTTCGAGCGCTTCGGCAAGGACCGGAAGCGCGTGTCGGTCATCCCGGCGCAGGCCTGATTCTCGGCGAAAGCCACTCAACGGAGACCGCGGGGCAGCGAATTGCCGCCGCGGTCTT
The Vulgatibacter incomptus DNA segment above includes these coding regions:
- the rplU gene encoding 50S ribosomal protein L21 → MYAVIKTGGKQYRVQEGDTLRVEKLAGSAGDKIEFAEVLMLGGTESPKIGMPVVSGAKVAGDIVEQGRGRKVFSFRKKKEGWKRIRGHRQAFTAVKITKISG
- the rpmA gene encoding 50S ribosomal protein L27, whose translation is MAHKKGQGSSRNGRDSAGQRRGVKRFGGQAVIPGNIIIRQCGTKIHPGTGVGMGRDYTIFATVPGVVTFERFGKDRKRVSVIPAQA